In a genomic window of Chrysemys picta bellii isolate R12L10 chromosome 1, ASM1138683v2, whole genome shotgun sequence:
- the LOC135980765 gene encoding uncharacterized protein LOC135980765 — protein sequence MQSSPAVMAVQSGNRKRAPAWTDREVLDLIAVWGDESVLSELRSKRRNAKIYEKISKDMAERGYSRDATQCRVKIKELRQGYQKTKEANGRSGSHPQTSRFYEALHSILGAAATTTPPVTVDSEDGILSTAGSSDMLGDGEDEEGDEEGEAVGSSHNADFPDSQDLFITLTEIPYEASPAITPDTESGEGSATPSATVSQPSLESHSQRLARIRRRKKRTREDMFSELMASSQAQAAQQTQWRENLTRMHQANMDREERWRQEDQQATQTLLGLLREQTDTLRRLVDVLQERRQEDRAPLLSISNRPPPPPSPIPTSPKVQRRRGGRVPANSHSTPAESSSSRRLSFPKI from the exons atgcagagctctccagcagtgatggccgtgcagtctgggaatagaaagagagccccagcatggactgatcgtgaagtcttggatctcatcgctgtgtggggcgatgagtccgtgctttccgagctgcgatccaaaagaaggaatgcaaagatctacgagaagatctctaaagacatggcagagagaggatacagccgggatgcaacgcagtgccgcgtgaaaatcaaggagctgagacaaggctaccagaagaccaaagaggcaaacggacgctccggatcccatccccagacatcccgtttctacgaggcactgcattccatcctcggtgctgccgccaccactaccccaccagtgaccgtggactctgaggatgggatactgtccacggccggttcctcagacatgttaggggacggggaagatgaggaaggagatgaggagggcgaggcagttggcagctctcacaacgctgatttccccgacagccaggatctcttcatcacccttacagagatcccctacgaagcgtccccagccattaccccggacacagaatctggtgaaggatcagcca ccccgtctgcgactgtctcacaacctagcctggaatcacactcccagaggctagcgcggattaggcgtaggaagaagaggacacgggaggacatgttctctgagcttatggcctcttcccaagcccaggcagcacagcagacccagtggcgggagaacttgacccgaatgcaccaagccaacatggatcgggaggagaggtggcggcaggaagaccagcaggcgactcaaacgctgcttggactactgagggagcaaacggacacgctccggcgccttgtggatgttctgcaggaacggaggcaggaggacagagccccgctgctgtccatctctaaccgccctcccccgccaccaagtcccatacccacctcacccaaagtgcaaagaaggagaggcggcagagtccctgctaactctcactccacccctgcagagagctctagtagcagaaggctctcatttcccaaaatttga